The following are encoded in a window of Pseudalgibacter alginicilyticus genomic DNA:
- the gldA gene encoding gliding motility-associated ABC transporter ATP-binding subunit GldA has protein sequence MSIEVTGISKLYGNQKALNNISFKVNKPEIVGFLGPNGAGKSTMMKILTTFVQATDGTAKVNGYNVKENAYAVQKSIGYLPEHNPLYLELFVKEYLSFNANIYKVSKQRIEEVIKLTGLSAEAHKKIGQLSKGYRQRVGLANALLHDPDVLILDEPTTGLDPNQLVDIRNLIKTIGKTKTVFLSTHIMQEVEAMCSRVIIINKGTIVADKKLAKLQEGNDQIVIVEFDYRVENAFLLKLPNAKTVINTHDFVYEISFSTSKDMRSHVFDFAHDNKLKILQLNQKNTSLESLFRDLTSK, from the coding sequence ATGTCAATAGAAGTTACTGGTATTTCTAAACTTTATGGAAATCAAAAAGCTTTAAATAACATTTCGTTTAAAGTTAACAAACCTGAAATAGTTGGTTTTTTAGGTCCAAACGGAGCAGGAAAATCAACCATGATGAAAATTTTAACTACGTTTGTTCAAGCTACTGATGGAACTGCAAAAGTAAACGGGTACAACGTTAAAGAAAATGCATACGCAGTTCAAAAAAGCATTGGTTATTTACCAGAGCACAATCCACTTTATTTAGAACTATTTGTAAAAGAATATCTAAGTTTTAATGCCAATATATATAAGGTTAGCAAACAGCGTATTGAAGAGGTTATAAAACTTACAGGATTATCAGCTGAAGCCCATAAAAAAATTGGACAACTATCCAAAGGATATCGACAGCGCGTTGGATTAGCAAATGCTTTACTACACGACCCTGATGTTTTAATATTGGATGAACCCACCACTGGATTAGACCCTAACCAATTAGTGGACATTAGAAACCTGATTAAAACCATTGGTAAAACAAAAACAGTTTTTCTTTCTACACATATTATGCAAGAAGTAGAAGCCATGTGTAGTAGAGTTATAATTATTAATAAAGGCACAATAGTAGCCGATAAAAAATTAGCAAAGCTACAAGAAGGTAATGACCAAATTGTTATTGTAGAATTTGATTACCGTGTTGAAAATGCATTTTTATTAAAGCTTCCAAATGCAAAAACAGTTATTAACACACATGATTTTGTTTATGAAATCAGCTTTAGCACTTCCAAAGACATGCGCTCTCATGTGTTCGATTTTGCACATGATAACAAACTAAAAATTTTACAACTGAATCAAAAAAACACGAGTTTAGAATCTCTTTTTAGAGATTTAACTTCAAAATGA
- the pta gene encoding phosphate acetyltransferase, protein MSKGIYVATIEPNSGKSVVVLGLMRMLLGKTAKVGYFRPIIDDLEVGEMDNHIGTVLSHFEIDINYKNTYAFTRNEVLDLYNKGKSGEVIDEIIKKYKYLEARFDIVLLEGTDFSHDNSSIELDLNILISKNLGLPVIIVTQGDKKGVKEIVESVQLAHDTFKQEVDVLSIMTNKVNPDDLVTIKDLLRARINHDTNISVIPKIPSLSSPTVKEIAKSLDGTVLFGKDMLNNLTENFSVGAMQLRNYLTHLKDNSLVITPGDRADIILGLLQANISKNYPKVSGIVLTGGLIPEDSILKLIEGLSSIVPIISVKGGTYSVTNNIGKIKSKIYSENAEKIATSIATFEKHVDTDKLAERLITFQSEIFTPRMFQYNLLQRALKNKKHIVLPEGYDERVLRATARLVNANVVELTLIGEEDKIKERIEKLDIILDTNDINIVSPTKSPYFEDYVNTLYELRKHKDVNLQMAKDMMTDVSYFGTMMIYKGHADGMVSGAVHTTQHTLRPALQFIKTKPGVNIVSSIFFMCLEDRVSVFGDCAINPNPNAKELAEIAISSAQTTTDFGIEPKVAMLSYSSGASGKGADVEKVREATEIVKKQASHIKIEGPIQYDAAVDLRIGKSKLPDSEVAGRASVLIFPDLNTGNNTYKAVQRETGALAIGPVLQGLNKPVNDLSRGCTADDIYSTVIITAIQAQEL, encoded by the coding sequence ATGAGTAAAGGTATTTATGTAGCTACCATTGAGCCAAACAGTGGAAAGTCAGTCGTTGTTCTTGGCCTTATGCGTATGCTATTAGGCAAAACCGCTAAAGTAGGGTATTTTAGACCTATTATTGATGATTTAGAAGTTGGAGAAATGGATAACCATATTGGCACTGTACTTTCTCATTTTGAAATTGATATTAATTACAAAAACACTTACGCATTCACTAGAAATGAAGTATTAGATTTATACAACAAAGGAAAGTCTGGTGAGGTTATTGATGAAATCATCAAAAAGTACAAATATTTAGAAGCTCGTTTTGATATTGTTTTATTAGAAGGCACCGATTTTTCTCATGACAATTCCAGTATTGAATTAGATTTAAATATTTTAATATCAAAAAATTTAGGACTCCCCGTTATAATTGTAACGCAAGGTGACAAAAAAGGTGTTAAAGAAATTGTGGAAAGCGTACAATTAGCTCATGATACTTTTAAACAAGAAGTAGATGTGCTTTCGATTATGACCAATAAAGTGAATCCAGATGACCTTGTAACAATAAAAGATTTGCTAAGAGCTAGAATAAACCATGATACCAATATTTCAGTTATACCTAAAATACCTAGTTTATCCAGCCCAACTGTAAAGGAAATCGCAAAATCTTTGGATGGCACTGTACTTTTTGGGAAAGATATGCTTAACAATCTTACCGAAAACTTTAGTGTGGGAGCCATGCAATTAAGAAATTATTTAACCCATTTAAAAGATAATTCCTTAGTTATTACACCTGGTGATAGGGCAGATATTATACTTGGTTTACTACAAGCCAATATTTCTAAAAATTACCCAAAAGTTTCTGGTATTGTACTAACAGGTGGTTTAATTCCTGAAGATTCCATTTTAAAACTCATTGAAGGTCTTTCTAGTATTGTACCTATTATTAGCGTTAAAGGTGGCACATATTCTGTAACAAATAATATTGGAAAAATCAAATCAAAAATATATTCAGAAAACGCAGAAAAAATAGCTACTTCCATTGCTACATTTGAAAAACATGTAGATACCGATAAACTTGCAGAACGTTTAATTACGTTTCAATCAGAAATATTTACACCACGAATGTTTCAATACAATTTACTGCAGCGCGCATTAAAAAACAAAAAACACATTGTTCTTCCAGAAGGCTATGACGAACGAGTTTTAAGAGCAACTGCACGATTAGTTAATGCTAATGTAGTAGAATTAACACTTATAGGAGAAGAAGACAAAATTAAAGAACGTATAGAAAAATTAGATATTATTTTAGATACTAATGACATTAACATTGTATCCCCCACAAAATCACCCTATTTTGAAGATTATGTTAACACACTTTATGAACTTAGAAAACATAAAGATGTTAATTTACAAATGGCCAAAGATATGATGACGGACGTGTCGTATTTTGGAACCATGATGATTTATAAAGGCCATGCAGACGGTATGGTTTCTGGAGCTGTACATACAACGCAGCACACCCTAAGGCCTGCACTTCAGTTCATCAAAACCAAACCAGGAGTTAATATTGTTTCTTCAATTTTCTTTATGTGTTTAGAAGATAGGGTTTCTGTTTTTGGCGACTGTGCTATCAACCCGAACCCCAATGCTAAAGAATTGGCAGAAATTGCCATTTCATCAGCACAAACTACAACCGATTTTGGCATTGAACCAAAAGTAGCCATGCTTTCTTATTCTTCGGGTGCCTCTGGAAAAGGTGCTGACGTTGAAAAAGTAAGAGAAGCAACAGAAATTGTAAAAAAACAAGCATCTCACATTAAAATTGAAGGTCCAATTCAGTATGACGCTGCTGTTGATTTACGCATCGGAAAAAGCAAATTACCAGATTCTGAAGTCGCTGGACGAGCCAGTGTATTAATTTTTCCAGATTTAAATACAGGAAACAACACCTATAAAGCTGTACAGCGAGAAACTGGTGCTCTGGCCATTGGCCCTGTATTACAAGGATTAAACAAACCCGTAAATGATTTAAGTCGCGGTTGTACTGCTGATGATATTTACAGTACCGTTATAATAACCGCCATTCAAGCACAAGAACTTTAA
- a CDS encoding acetate/propionate family kinase — protein MQVLVLNSGSSSLKFQLFTMPEATILCSGLIERIGFNDAIFKFKTSNNSIELESKIPNHKAGLKMVAQHLLDEKIGVLKSPKEIAVVGHRVVHGGNLFSDTVEITIEVKEKIKALSSLAPLHNPANLEGIIVAEDIFPNAKQVAVFDTAFLQSIPEFAYKYAIPNEFLKKHHIRLYGFHGTSHKYVSEKAIAFLEKKESKIITIHLGNGCSMTAIKNGKSIDHSMGFSPLDGLIMGTRSGAIDPSIIFYLKDKLKYSLKDINTLLNKQSGMLGLTGYSDLRDIEAMAAKGNKDCTLALQMNAYRIKKYIGSYAAALNGLDAIVFTAGIGENSKYMRELICEDLDFLGINLDTEKNNSGIKAIRTINTDDSKAKILVVPTNEELEIANQAMHLLQN, from the coding sequence ATGCAAGTATTAGTATTAAATTCAGGAAGCTCTTCTTTAAAATTTCAATTATTTACTATGCCAGAAGCTACTATTTTATGCTCTGGGCTTATTGAACGTATTGGTTTTAATGATGCTATTTTCAAATTCAAAACAAGCAATAATTCTATTGAGTTAGAGTCAAAAATACCAAACCACAAAGCTGGTCTAAAAATGGTAGCTCAGCACCTTCTAGATGAAAAAATAGGGGTTCTAAAATCTCCTAAAGAAATTGCTGTAGTTGGTCATAGAGTTGTCCATGGTGGTAATCTTTTTAGTGATACTGTAGAAATTACAATTGAGGTCAAAGAAAAAATAAAAGCGTTATCCTCTTTAGCTCCATTGCATAACCCAGCTAATTTGGAAGGTATCATTGTTGCTGAAGATATTTTTCCTAATGCAAAACAAGTAGCTGTTTTCGACACTGCATTTCTTCAGTCTATTCCAGAATTTGCTTACAAATATGCTATTCCTAATGAGTTTCTAAAGAAACATCATATTCGTTTATATGGTTTTCATGGTACTAGTCACAAATACGTATCAGAAAAAGCCATTGCATTTTTAGAAAAAAAAGAATCTAAAATTATCACCATTCATTTAGGTAACGGCTGTAGCATGACTGCTATTAAGAATGGAAAAAGCATAGACCACTCTATGGGCTTTTCTCCTTTAGATGGATTAATAATGGGTACACGCTCTGGTGCTATTGACCCTTCTATTATTTTCTATTTAAAAGACAAATTAAAATATAGCCTCAAAGACATAAATACCCTTTTAAATAAACAAAGTGGTATGTTAGGTTTAACAGGTTATAGTGATTTAAGAGATATTGAGGCTATGGCAGCTAAAGGCAATAAAGATTGTACTTTAGCATTACAAATGAACGCTTATCGCATAAAAAAATATATTGGAAGTTACGCTGCTGCTCTAAACGGGTTGGATGCAATTGTATTTACTGCTGGTATTGGTGAAAACTCAAAATATATGCGAGAACTTATTTGTGAAGATTTAGACTTTTTAGGTATTAATTTAGATACCGAAAAAAACAATTCTGGAATAAAAGCTATTCGAACCATTAATACAGATGATTCAAAAGCAAAAATTTTAGTGGTTCCTACTAATGAAGAATTAGAGATTGCCAATCAGGCTATGCATTTACTCCAAAATTAA
- a CDS encoding head GIN domain-containing protein → MKKIIYILLLSFIFACDSENANDCFQKTGSVIQNEMTVNTFNKILVNRDIELILKEGPIQKLVVETGENLFNDVEVSVVDEQLILTDNNSCNYVRDYGITKVYITSPNITEIRSSTQYDISSEGVLTYPDLTILSEDFWVPGAFTVGNFNLNIDNDSLTVVFNSLSNCFVTGKTNALDIGFYAGTTTRFEGRNLVAQNVKIYTRSSNDIIVNPQLEITGVITGTGDVISVNTPPIITVETPYRGQLILE, encoded by the coding sequence ATGAAAAAAATAATTTATATACTACTGTTAAGTTTTATTTTTGCTTGCGATAGTGAAAATGCCAATGATTGTTTTCAAAAAACAGGAAGTGTCATTCAGAACGAAATGACGGTAAATACTTTTAATAAGATATTAGTTAACCGGGATATAGAATTAATTTTAAAAGAAGGTCCAATTCAAAAGCTTGTTGTAGAAACAGGTGAAAACTTATTTAATGATGTTGAAGTAAGTGTTGTTGATGAACAATTAATTTTAACAGATAATAACTCATGTAATTATGTTAGAGATTATGGTATTACTAAAGTTTATATAACTTCACCAAATATTACTGAAATTAGAAGTTCTACGCAGTATGATATTAGTTCTGAAGGGGTTTTAACCTATCCGGACTTAACAATTTTATCTGAAGATTTTTGGGTTCCTGGAGCTTTTACCGTAGGAAATTTTAATCTAAATATTGATAATGATAGCCTAACTGTGGTGTTTAATAGCCTTTCCAATTGTTTTGTGACTGGCAAAACCAATGCGTTAGATATTGGCTTTTATGCAGGTACTACAACTCGTTTTGAAGGAAGAAATTTAGTGGCACAAAATGTAAAAATATATACGCGTTCTTCTAATGATATTATTGTTAATCCACAATTAGAAATTACGGGTGTTATAACAGGCACTGGCGATGTGATTTCTGTAAATACACCGCCAATAATTACTGTTGAAACACCTTATCGAGGCCAATTAATTTTGGAGTAA
- a CDS encoding acyloxyacyl hydrolase, translated as MKHFLTYIFLFIFFMSFSQEKEHTSYLDLNYFRGNIALHNNDIAHIIKGHPEGYILSWNKKTYGFKDWEQRFNYPDYGVTYSYQNMKNDILGSVASVYGHYSFYFLNRNVMFRIGQGLAYAEEIYDKDENYRNIVYGTHLMSSTFVMLNYKKERLINRFGLQAGFSLIHYSNANVKAPNGSTNSLTFNLGVTYNLDDTELEYQHTLADNDKQYSQPIKYNLAFRTGINESDVVGSGQFPFYVFSAYADKRFNRKSAIQLGTDVFFSNFLKELIFYRSVAFPNDGVSGDEDYKRVGVFAGHELFVNRISLITQLGYYVYYPFDFEGKTYLRIGLKRYFGDKWFAAMTLKSHGAKAEAVEFGIGVRL; from the coding sequence ATGAAGCACTTTTTAACCTATATTTTTTTATTTATTTTTTTTATGTCTTTTTCGCAGGAAAAGGAGCATACATCTTACTTAGATTTAAATTATTTTAGAGGAAATATTGCATTACATAATAATGATATTGCTCATATTATAAAAGGGCATCCAGAAGGCTATATTTTAAGTTGGAATAAAAAAACTTACGGTTTTAAAGATTGGGAACAACGCTTTAATTATCCAGATTATGGTGTCACCTATTCATATCAAAACATGAAAAATGATATTTTAGGTTCGGTGGCATCAGTTTATGGACACTATAGTTTTTATTTTTTAAACAGAAATGTTATGTTTCGTATTGGTCAAGGTTTGGCCTATGCTGAAGAAATATATGATAAAGATGAAAATTATAGAAATATTGTATATGGAACCCACCTTATGAGTAGTACCTTTGTGATGCTGAATTATAAAAAAGAACGCCTTATTAATAGGTTTGGGTTACAGGCTGGATTTTCATTAATTCATTATTCTAATGCCAATGTGAAAGCTCCAAACGGAAGTACAAATTCACTAACCTTCAATTTGGGTGTGACCTATAATTTAGATGATACAGAACTTGAATATCAGCATACTTTAGCAGATAACGATAAGCAATATTCCCAGCCAATTAAATATAATCTTGCCTTTAGAACTGGAATAAATGAAAGCGATGTGGTAGGAAGTGGACAATTTCCATTTTATGTTTTTTCAGCGTATGCAGATAAGCGTTTCAATAGAAAAAGTGCTATACAGTTAGGTACTGATGTGTTTTTTTCCAATTTTTTAAAAGAATTGATTTTTTATAGAAGTGTTGCATTTCCTAACGATGGTGTTTCAGGAGATGAAGATTATAAACGTGTTGGGGTTTTTGCAGGTCATGAGTTATTTGTAAACAGAATATCATTGATTACACAACTGGGGTACTATGTGTATTATCCATTTGATTTTGAAGGAAAAACCTATTTAAGAATTGGCTTAAAACGTTATTTTGGCGACAAATGGTTTGCAGCCATGACATTAAAATCTCATGGAGCAAAAGCGGAGGCTGTTGAATTTGGAATAGGAGTACGGTTATGA
- the metF gene encoding methylenetetrahydrofolate reductase [NAD(P)H] codes for MKVTDHIKNANGKTLFSFEVIPPKKGTNIQDLYDNIDPLMEFKPPFIDVTTSREEYVYIDRGNGLLDKRITRMRPGTVGICASIMHKYKVDAIPHLLCGGFTREETEYVLVDCHYLGLDNVMALRGDSMREEAYFKPVKGGNAYASELVSQIADLNRGKYLHDDFKVEHNSDFCIGVAGYPEKHMEAPSLTTDLKRLKEKVDAGADYVVTQMFFDNNKYFEFVDKARAAGINIPIIPGIKPIAVKRHLQLLPQVFKIDLPQDLIDTVEDCKDNKAVRQVGIEFAIKQSKELKAAGVPVLHYYSMGKSDNIQAIAEALF; via the coding sequence ATGAAAGTAACAGATCACATAAAAAATGCAAACGGAAAAACATTGTTTTCGTTTGAGGTTATACCACCCAAAAAAGGAACAAATATCCAAGATTTGTATGATAATATAGATCCCCTAATGGAGTTTAAACCACCATTTATTGACGTAACCACTTCTCGAGAAGAGTATGTTTATATTGATAGGGGAAATGGACTTTTGGACAAACGTATCACACGTATGAGACCAGGGACAGTTGGTATTTGTGCATCCATTATGCATAAGTATAAGGTAGATGCCATTCCGCATTTGCTTTGTGGTGGATTTACAAGAGAGGAAACAGAATATGTTTTGGTAGATTGTCATTATTTGGGACTTGATAATGTAATGGCCTTGCGTGGCGACTCTATGCGTGAAGAAGCTTATTTCAAACCTGTAAAAGGAGGTAATGCTTATGCTAGTGAGTTGGTGTCTCAGATAGCGGATTTGAACAGGGGTAAGTATTTACACGATGATTTTAAAGTAGAACATAATTCAGATTTTTGTATTGGTGTTGCAGGTTATCCAGAAAAACACATGGAAGCCCCATCGTTAACAACAGATTTAAAGCGTTTAAAAGAAAAAGTGGATGCAGGTGCCGATTATGTGGTAACTCAGATGTTTTTTGATAATAATAAGTACTTTGAGTTTGTTGACAAAGCACGTGCAGCTGGTATTAATATCCCGATTATACCAGGTATAAAACCAATTGCTGTAAAAAGACATTTGCAATTATTGCCACAGGTTTTTAAAATTGATTTGCCTCAAGATTTAATTGATACTGTTGAAGACTGTAAAGATAATAAGGCAGTAAGACAGGTAGGTATTGAGTTTGCTATTAAACAATCCAAAGAATTAAAAGCTGCTGGTGTGCCAGTATTGCATTATTATTCTATGGGGAAAAGTGATAACATACAAGCTATTGCTGAAGCACTATTTTAA